CGTGCCGGTGTTGACCTGTACCTGCAGGCCGTTATGCAAAAGCTCCTGAATCACCGAATCGGTCTGTCTTGCGGTTGCGTCCTGTTTCATGATCACGATCATTGCTACCATCCTCCATCTTCTTGCTTCCTTAACGCCTGTTTGCGGGAAAAAGAAAAGCGGCCTCGCGGTAGTAACCGCGAAGCCGCTTGCACACGCTTCCTTTGCTTGCCCCAAGCCCGCCGTTTAGCAGGCCATGGCATGGCACCCGCGATCACCCGTTTTACCCAAGCCGAAAAAGCTGCCATAAAAGTAATAGCAGCCAAAGCTAAAGTAAAACTGTGTGGACAGGTTGACCATTTGGTTTCTCCTTTTCCTCGAAACTAGGGGTAGTATACCACTGCAGCGCGCGGCTTGCAAGTCTTTTTTCGGCGCAGCCCGTCAGGCGCGCCCGCCGTCGGTCGCAGCATCCCGCACCATGCGGGCGAAATAGGCGTGCCAGGGGGTGTCATGCGTCAGCTCCGGGTGGAAGCTGGTGGCCAGCATATGCCCCTGCCGCGCGGCCACCGCATGGCCCTGTACGCGCGCCAGCACCTGCACGTCCGCCCCTGCCCGCTCGATCCATGGCGCGCGGATGAACACCAATTCCAGCGGCTCGGCGGCCACCTGCGGCACCGCCGCGTGCGTGCGGAAGGAGTCCATCTGCGTGCCGTAGGCGTTGCGCCGCACGCGGATGTCCATCACGCCCAAATGGGCGGGTTCGCCCACAATCTCTTTGGCCAATAGGATCATCCCTGCGCAGGTGCCCCACACAGGCATCCCGCCGCGGATGCGCGCGGCAAGCGGCGCCATCATGCCAAAGTCGCACAGCAGTTTCGCCATGGCCGTGGATTCGCCGCCCGGCAGAATCAGGCCATCTACCCCTTCCAGCTCCCTTCGCGTGCGCACCCTGCACACCGTTATGTCCTCCAGTGACGCAAGGCGGGCTAGGTGCTCCGCCACCGCGCCCTGCATAGCCAGCACGCCGATGCGCGGCACGCTCACCACCCCCGCGCGGCAAACTGCGCGCTTTCCTCCAGCGTGCGCACGTCCAGGCTGTCCATCGCCGCGCCCAGATCCTGCGACACCTCGGCCAGCACGTCGGGATTGTCGTAAAATGCGGTCGCCTTGACGATGGCGCGGGCGCGCTTTGCCGGATCGGACGACTTGAAGATGCCCGAGCCAACAAAGACGCCGTCGCAGCCCAGCTGCATCATCATGGCCGCGTCCGCCGGCGTGGCGATGCCGCCCGCGGCAAAATTGACCACCGGCAGCCTGCCGTGCGCGTGCACGTAGGCCACCAGCTCCACCGGCGCGCCCAGCTCCTTGGCAAGCGTCACCAGCGCTTCGCCGCCCGCCGCCTGTACCCTGCGGATGCCCTCGTTTACGCAGCGCATGTGGCGCACCGCCTCCACCACGTTGCCGGTGCCCGCCTCCCCCTTGGTGCGGATCATCGAGGCGCCCTCAGCGATGCGGCGCAGCGCCTCGCCCAAATCCCGTGCGCCGCAGACAAAGGGCACATCGAACGCTTTTTTGTCCACGTGGTACTGCTCATCCGCGGGGGTGAGCACCTCGCTTTCATCGATGTAGTCGATGTGCAGCGCCTGCAGGATCTGTGCCTCCACAAAGTGACCGATGCGCACCTTTGCCATGACGGGGATGGTCACGGCCTGCTGAATCTCGCGGATCATTTTGGGGTCGGACATGCGGGCCACGCCCCCCGCCTTGCGGATGTCGGATGGGACTCGCTCCAGCGCCATCACTGCCACCGCACCCGCTTCTTGGGCAATCACCGCCTGCTGGGCGTTTACCACATCCATGATCACGCCGCCTTTCAGCATCTGGGCCAAGTTCTTGTTGTTTTCGCCGCGTTCGTTCATGCCGCACACTCCTTTACCTTTGCGGGATCACCTGTTATACTGATTGTACCGATACACTTTGCAGGTATATGGGTGATCCTTCGGGCATTATCATGCCACACCGAGGTTCATAAGGCAATAAAGGAGCGCTTCTTTTGAAAAGTGTATCCATACAATTAGAATCATTTTCGCAGCTGCCGCGCTATCTCGCGCTCGCAGAGGCGCTCAAGGCAGCCATCCTGCAGGGCAGCTATGCCCCCGGCGACAGGCTGCCCGCCATCCGCACGCTGGCCGACGCGCTGGGTCTCAACAACGGCACCGTGGTGCACGCGCTGCGCACGCTTGTGGAGGCGGGCTTCCTGCGCGCGGTGCGGGGCAGCGGCTACTACGTCTGCGCGCCGCAGGACGCCCACCCCGCGCTGGAGGAAGATGCGTTTTGCGCGGAGACCGCGCCCGTGGAGGTGGCGGCAGGCGCCATCAACTTCGGCAGCACCACGCCCGATGCACGCATCTTCCCCATCGCGCCCTTTAAACAGGCGCTCGATGCCGTGCTGGAGCGCGACGGCGGCTACGCCTTCGGCTATCAGGACAGTCACGGCTACGCCCCCTTGCGCGCCACACTGCGGGAGATGACCGTGCAGCAGATGGGCTACGATATCCCGCATGAGCGCGTGCAGATCGTCTCGGGCGCGCAGCAGGGTATCGACGTGGTGAGCAAGGCACAGCTGCTGCCCGGCGATTACGTGCTGTGTGAGACGCCCACCTACACCGGCGCGGTGGCGGCGTTCACCTCGCGCGGTGCCAAGGTGATCGGCGTGCCCATGCAGCGCGACGGCATGCACCTGGGACTGCTGGAAAAATACATCCGCGCCTACAAGCCCAAGCTGCTCTACCTGATGACCACCTACCAAAACCCTACCACCTACTGTTACAGCGCAGGCAAGCTGCAAAAGCTCATGGCGCTGCTGCGCAAATACGACCTGCTGGCGCTGGAGGATGACGCCATGAGCGGCCTGGACTATGAGGGTGCGCCCCCTGCAGGCACCCTCAAGGCGCTCGACCGGCAAAACCACCATGTGATCTATATACGCAGCTTCTCCAAGCTGCTGATGCCCGGTCTGCGCATCGGCTATCTCATCGCGCCCGCGCGCTGCAGCGCGCACCTGGCGGTTGCCAAGCATACCACCGATATCTCCACCTCTGGTTTGATCCAGCGCGCGCTGGACCTGTACTTTGCGCGCGGCCAGTGGCAGCGCCATACTGAAACCATGCGCGCCATCTACCACGAAAAATACTGCGTGATGCGCGAGGCGCTGCGGGCGCTCGCCCCCCTGGGCGTGACCTTTCACGACGCGCGCGGCGGCCTGCACTTCTGGGTGCGCCTGCCCGAGGCGCTGCAGGCCGCGGCGCTGGAGCAGGCCTGCGCTGCGCAGGGGGTGCTACTGGCGCCCGGGACCTATTTCTACGTGGGCGCGGCGGATGCGCACACCCTGCGCCTGAGTTTCGCCGCCATGGACGCCCCCCAGATACGCCGGGGCGTGGATATCATGGGTGGATGCATCCAGGCGCTGCTGCGCGCCCCGCGCAGGCGCGCGCCTTTGATCATCTGATAGCGCTTGCTGCCACCATCCCCAAGGGGCGGCTTCAGCACGATATAAGCGCAATAAAAGCGCCGCTTCACCGTGATAAAACACCGCAATTGAAGATTCGCTTCATTAATTTTCAAGAAGGATAAGGAAATGGACTATACTATTAGAGAACTAAATTCAAACGAATATAAAGTGTTGGAGGATTTTTTGTATGAAGCAATCTTCATTCCAGAGGGTGTGGATTTACCACCGAGAGAAATTATAAATCAACCTGAATTACAGGTTTATATCAATGCGTTTGGTAAAGAAGATGATAATGCATTTGTTGCAGAAATTGATGGAAAGATTGTCGGCGCAGTCTGGACTCGCATAATGAATGATTATGGGCATATTGATGATGACACGCCTTCCTTTGCAATATCATTATATAAGGAATATCGAGGTCTTGGGATTGGAACAGAGATGATGAAACAAATGCTTGCATTTTTAAAGGACAAGGGGTATGAAAGAGCATCTCTTGCTGTGCAGCAAGCAAACTATGCAGTGAAAATGTATCAGCAAGTTGGTTTTGAAATTGTAGATAAGAACGAAGAAGAATACATCATGATTTGCAATTTGAAGTAACCACATTCGTATTTTTAGCCATTTTCTTACGGTGTCTTACACATTAATGTGGGCTTGTAAGATGATTTTCATCTATATAATCAACAAAAAATCCGGTTTAAAACAGTAAATGCTTTGCCGCGATAGAACAACCGCCTTATCGGCATTAAAACGCCGCGACTGCAAATTTACTTCACCTAATTAAAAGATCAGCAATAACCGCTCCGCTTTGCAGCAATAATTGCTTTGCGTTGCCGCGATAGGACAACCGCTTTACCGCGATCAGAGAATTGCACCTTTCATGCCAATCAAAACCCACCATTAAAAAACTGCATTCAAGCCAATCGATGACCCGCTTCACCATAACGAAAACAGGGCAGCCATAGGCTGCCCTGTTGCATTGCGTTTTGCCCTGCGGGAATTTATTTTTCCGCCGCGGCTGCTTTCTTCCGTTTCACCACCAGCACGATGGTGAGGATGCCGGCTGCCAGCAGCGCAGCGCCGCCCACGATCCACCACAGCAGGCTGTGGTCCGCCGCTGTCTGCGCAGGCGCGGCTGCGGGCACCTCTACCTCGGGAATCTCAACGGTTTCCCCGTCGTTTTTCTCCGGGGTGTCCGACGCGGGCACCTGGATATCGTCGATGTTGACCGGCTCCTCCACCGGCGGCGCCTCCACGATATTGCCCTGGTTATCCGTCACCACATTGGTGGTGCCGCCCGGGGTAATGATGGTGGTCTGGCCCGTGGTGTTATCGGTGATGACCGTGTTTTCTGTTGTATCAGCCGCATTTTGGTAGAACACCGAGTAGACGCGGCGCGGCAGGTAGAACGCGTGGCTGATGCGCTGCCCTTGGCCCGAGACAAGCTTATAGTCCGTGCCCCCCGCGCTGTAGGTGGCGGGCACATCCAGCGTGATGGTCTGGCCGCTCTCCACGCGCTGCTGGGTGCTGAAAAGCACGATGTTATCGGCAATGTTCACATACTGCAGCGTCACCGCGTAGGCGGCCTCCTGCTGGCCCTGCGCGTTGTAGTAAAAGTTGTAGACGCGCTGGCTGGCAGCGAAGGGGTGGCTGATATTGCGGTTCTGCCCCGCGGCCAGATGATAGGTGATGCCGTTGTGTTCAAAGGAGGATACAGCCTCAAACGTCGCGGTGGAGTTGCGGTTGACCGTCACGTTCTGCGAAGCGAGCGTCGCGCCGTCTGCAGAGGACAGATAGTTGACGGCGATGGTGTAGGGCTCTGTCGCCGCCGCCAGATCGAAACGCACGCTGTAAGTGCGCTGCGTGTTGGCGTACGCATGGGTAATGGAGTCCGGCTCGCCCGCAGCACGGGTATACCGGCTGCCGTTGGCGGTCGCTATGCGCGCAGGCACGTCGATGCGCACCGTCTCATTTACGGGGATGGTCACGCGCTTGTAGTTAAGCATGTTGCCCGCTGCGTCCACATACTGCACGTTGACATTGTAGGCGGTGGGCTCGGGCGCCTTCACCAGCGCATAGTAGACCTTATAGCTACGGCTTGCCTCCCCGTAGGCGTGGCTGATCGTGGTGGGCTGCCCCACCATCAGCTCGTACTGGCGGCCGCCAGCCGTGATCTGTTTGGGAACATCGTGCGTGGCCGTGGCGCCCACTGCCACAGGGAGCGTCACGCCGCCGAGCTTGGTCTCGCTCCCGTCGACGTAGGCGACGGAAACCTCGTATGGCTGCTGCACCACCTGGTTGTACTCAAAGGTCATGGTCGTGCCGCTCTTGCCGAATACGTGGGTCTGGTTGGCGGCCGAGGCAAGCTGGTAGGTCTTGCCATTGTGCGCAAAGGTTGCGGGCGCGCTGTGGGTGTAGTTGCCCCCCACGCTCACCTTTTCCGCATGCAGCAGCGTCCCTGCCGACATATACTGAACGGTGATATTATACTTGTTGGCGCCGATGGCGTAGAGCGTTTTGGGCGCATCGTCCAGCGTGTAGCTGACGTAAATGCGCACGCCCTGCATCTGCGCGTCAGGATAGCGCAGCGTAATGGACCCGCCCGCGGGTACGACGTCCTCTTTGGTGATTTTGCCGCTGACGTCACCCCACGTGATGTTTTTTGCCGCCGCGTTGGGGTTGGTCACCGTAAAGATCTGCACGCCCGGCTCGTTGGCGGTCTGCGCGGCAAGGCGCAGCGGGGCTTCCCCCGCCATGGCTGTGGAAATGCCGCACAGCAGCAGCGTCAAGACAACGGCGCATGCCGTAAGCGCACGCAGCATCGTTTTCTTCATCACATTCACATCCCTTACTGGCTTGTGGATCGGTATTGTGCAGGCGAACTGTCGCCTTACAACTTTATGATAGGCATTGCAAGTCACATCCGCGTCACACAGCACTGCATTCCGGTGAAATCAAGTAAAATTTCTGTGACCGTGCGCGCACATTTTTACACGCTGTACGTTTACATGGGGCACGCCTGCGGCGTGCCCCATGTAAACATGATCTTTTTAGTTGTATCTCTCTTTTTTGCCCTGGAAGATGGACACGCCCATGCCGGTAAGCGCCAGCAGCAGCAGCGCGAGGTACCCGCCCGGCGCGCCTGCGTCGCCCGTGCGTACGCTTGCGCCATCATTCAGATACACGCCCGCGTCCCACGTCATGTCAAAGCCGCCCTGTTCCAGGTAGAAGGGCCTTGCATAATAGGCGTTGCCGCCCGCGGCGCGGCTGGCGTCCGAATCAAGCACGTAGGCATCGGCAAAATCGCCCGCGTTTGGCGTCGTCACCTGGTACATGGCCGGAATGTTGAAGCGCACGCGGTAGTAGCCCGCGTCCAGGTCGTCAAAGCGATAGTAGCCCGCCTGGTTGGTGACGGTGGCGCCCACCACAAGCCAGTTGCCCTCGCCGATAATATCATCGCTCGCGCTGTGCTCCAGCACCACCTCAATGCCCGCGATACCGATCTCCGTGTCCTCCTGCAGGCCGTTTTGGTTGGCGTCAAACCAAACGAAATCGCCCACGCTGCCCCGCGCTGTGACGATGCCCGCATCCCACGTCATGTCGCTCTGGCCATACCCCAGCGCGATGGGCGCGGTGGCAAATCCCCAGCCGGGCAGGTAGATGGGTATGGCGTCCGAATCGAGCGCGCCGTTACTGCCGGCACCCGTGACCGTCAGCGCGGCGTCCGCCTCAAAGCCGAAGATCACCCGGTATGCATAGCCGCTATCCGGCCCGCATTTGAGATTGTCAAAGCGGTAATAGCCGCGCGCATCCGTGGCGGTCTCTTCATAAAAGCGCCACAGATCATCCTCACCCCGGCGCTGCTGCAGCACCACCGGCACATCTGCGATGGGCGTCTCGTCCGTGCCTTGGATGCCGTCCTTGTTGCGGTCGTACCACACGTAATCGCCGATGCTGCCCAGCAGGCAGGCGCCCGCGTCCCAGGTGGTATCTACCGTGTTGTAACCCAGGTTGATAACGGGCGTATAGCCCTGGTTCAAATCCTGCGCCAGCTCCATCTCCACATCGGAATCCTGGGTATCATCCAGGTCCATGTGCGCTTTGACGGCGCGGTAACCGTCCGGAAAATCGAAGTGCAGCTGGTACTGCCCCTCCTCCAGCCGGTCAAAGAAGTAGCGGCCATCCGCGCCCACCGTCACGGCGGGACGCAGCGGCGTCTCTTCACGCAAGCCATCCACCACGCGGTAGAGCGTCACAACCGTGCCGGGCAAAGGGATGCCGATGCTCTGCACGTCGTCATAGTCGCGGTCGTCAAAGGCGTAGCCGCCCAGCGCGCTATAGGTGATCAGGCCCGCGTCCCACGTGCCGTCTCGGGTGTTGACAGGCAGGTCGATCACCGCGCTGCGGCGGATACGGTCGCTTTGGTCGGTGACGATGTCCGCGTCGGAATCGTCCACGCCGCTGCTGCCCTGTCCCGCGTCGGTAAACGCAAATTCGTAAATGCCCTGGGTATTCTTCAGGTGCGTGATGTCAAATTCCACCGCGTACTTGCCGGGGAGCAGCCCCTCAAACCAGTAGACGCCCGCCTCCCCATCCACCGTTTGGGTGGTCGTGCTCCTGTAGATGACTGGGCCTATATTGCCCTGCACGTCGGCGCGGTACAGGTTGACCGTCACGCCGTTTACGCCCGGCTCGCCGGGGTCCTGGATGCCGTTGCGGTTCTCGTCCATCCATACGCGGTTGCCCAGCGCCGAGGCGGTGATAAAGCCCGCGTCGATGGTGTCGTTGTCCTCGCCGTGCAGCACGCCCAGCGCGTCGAGCGTCACGCGCAGGGTGATCTCCTCGGAGAAGTAGTTTTCGTCGATGTTGGAGTCGATCGCGCGGTCGTCCCCCGCGTAGCGGGCGGTGACGGCGTAGCCCGCATCAGGGCTGGTAAATTCCACGCGATAGCTGTAGTAGGTCTCGCCCACGTAGTCCCTGGGGTCGGTGGAGCCCTGCGGCGCGCCCGTCTTGAGATAGTTGCAGGGCAAATCCGCAAAGAGGTACTTGCCGTTTGCATCCGTCATGGTCGTTTGGGTCGTCTCGGTGGT
Above is a window of Maliibacterium massiliense DNA encoding:
- the pdxT gene encoding pyridoxal 5'-phosphate synthase glutaminase subunit PdxT, whose amino-acid sequence is MPRIGVLAMQGAVAEHLARLASLEDITVCRVRTRRELEGVDGLILPGGESTAMAKLLCDFGMMAPLAARIRGGMPVWGTCAGMILLAKEIVGEPAHLGVMDIRVRRNAYGTQMDSFRTHAAVPQVAAEPLELVFIRAPWIERAGADVQVLARVQGHAVAARQGHMLATSFHPELTHDTPWHAYFARMVRDAATDGGRA
- the pdxS gene encoding pyridoxal 5'-phosphate synthase lyase subunit PdxS; amino-acid sequence: MNERGENNKNLAQMLKGGVIMDVVNAQQAVIAQEAGAVAVMALERVPSDIRKAGGVARMSDPKMIREIQQAVTIPVMAKVRIGHFVEAQILQALHIDYIDESEVLTPADEQYHVDKKAFDVPFVCGARDLGEALRRIAEGASMIRTKGEAGTGNVVEAVRHMRCVNEGIRRVQAAGGEALVTLAKELGAPVELVAYVHAHGRLPVVNFAAGGIATPADAAMMMQLGCDGVFVGSGIFKSSDPAKRARAIVKATAFYDNPDVLAEVSQDLGAAMDSLDVRTLEESAQFAARGW
- a CDS encoding PLP-dependent aminotransferase family protein — protein: MKSVSIQLESFSQLPRYLALAEALKAAILQGSYAPGDRLPAIRTLADALGLNNGTVVHALRTLVEAGFLRAVRGSGYYVCAPQDAHPALEEDAFCAETAPVEVAAGAINFGSTTPDARIFPIAPFKQALDAVLERDGGYAFGYQDSHGYAPLRATLREMTVQQMGYDIPHERVQIVSGAQQGIDVVSKAQLLPGDYVLCETPTYTGAVAAFTSRGAKVIGVPMQRDGMHLGLLEKYIRAYKPKLLYLMTTYQNPTTYCYSAGKLQKLMALLRKYDLLALEDDAMSGLDYEGAPPAGTLKALDRQNHHVIYIRSFSKLLMPGLRIGYLIAPARCSAHLAVAKHTTDISTSGLIQRALDLYFARGQWQRHTETMRAIYHEKYCVMREALRALAPLGVTFHDARGGLHFWVRLPEALQAAALEQACAAQGVLLAPGTYFYVGAADAHTLRLSFAAMDAPQIRRGVDIMGGCIQALLRAPRRRAPLII
- a CDS encoding GNAT family N-acetyltransferase, with the protein product MDYTIRELNSNEYKVLEDFLYEAIFIPEGVDLPPREIINQPELQVYINAFGKEDDNAFVAEIDGKIVGAVWTRIMNDYGHIDDDTPSFAISLYKEYRGLGIGTEMMKQMLAFLKDKGYERASLAVQQANYAVKMYQQVGFEIVDKNEEEYIMICNLK